A window of Actinomadura viridis genomic DNA:
CCGGTCCCCCGGCCCGCCCAGATCGCGTCCTGGCAGCCGATCGCGCGGTCCAGCGTCGCGGTCTTCACCCCGAGCATCGCGGGCAGTTCGAGCAGCTCCCGGATCAGCGCGGGCGGGTACGGGTGGCCGCCCGCCTCGCCATGGAGGTAGAACCCGACCAGGGCCAGCCCGCTCTCGGCGGCGACGCGCTCGTGCAGCCGCACGGCCCGGGCGTGCCCGTCGGGGAGCGTCCCGAACGCCGCGAGGGGATAGACCATGGCGGCGTCGGCGCCGAGTTCCGCGGCCCGGACGGCCATGGCGACGGTCGCGTCCTCCGCCTCCCGCAGCCGCGGGGCCGGCGCGGAGCGGGGCACCCCGACCCCCGCCACGATGGGCGCGGCGGTGGCCTGTCGCCAGACCTCCAGCACCCGGGACCGGTCGTCGTCGCTCAGGTGGAGCCCGCGGCCGGTGTGCGCCCAGACGGCGACACCACCGACCGGTCCCGCGGCCACACGTTCGGCGTACGCGGCCAGAGCGTCGTAGTCCACGACGCCGTCAGCGTCCATGGGGGTGACGACGGCGGGCAGCAGCGTGCCGCGCAGCCGTTCGACGAGAGCGTGCAACTTCTGCCTTCCTGTCGTCCCGGCGGCCCGTCCGGCCTGGGAGAGCGGGTGATGCGCGGGGACCCGTCAGAGATCGTGACCGAGGCCCGGCACGGTGGGGACGCGCACCCAGCCGTCGGCGACGGCGAACGCGGTGGGGGCGAGGGGCTCCTCGCGCACCAGCAGCGGGCCGACCAGGTCGGCCGGCACGGTGGCGCCGGGCAGGGCGGCGGCCAGGTGGAGGGCGGCGAGGGTGGCCACGCCGAGCTCGGGCATCGAGCCGATCTTGACGGCCAGCCCGGCCGCCTCCGCGATGGCGGCGACCTGGAGCGCGCGGTGCAGGCCGCCCACCTTGAGGATCTTGATGTTGATGACGTCGGCCGCGCCGCGCCGGACGATCTCCAGGGCGTCGGGGGCCGACTGCATGCTCTCGTCCACCATGACCCGGACGTCCAGCCGCTCCCGCAGCCGGGCGAGACCGGCGATGTCCCAGTGCGGCAGAGGCTGTTCGAGCAGGGAGAGCCCGGCGTCGGCCATCTTGGCGAGCGTCGGCAGCGCGGTCGTGGTGTCGTAGCCCTCGTTGGCGTCCAGGCACAGTTCGGCGTCGGCGGGCAACGCGGCCCGGACGGCGCGGACGAGCTCCAGGTCGCGTTCGGGGTCGTGCCCCCCCTTGACCTTGATGTGCCGGAACCCGCGGGCGGCGTACTCGGCCGCCTCCGCGGCCATCTCGTCCAGCGTGCCGAGGCCCACGACCCAGGCGATCGGCACCCGGTCCCGGACGCGCCCGCCGAGCAGGGCGTGCACGGGCCATCCGGCGAGCCGGCCGGCGAGGTCGAACAGGGCGATGTCGGCGCCGGCCTTGGCGACGTGCTGGCCGCGCAGGGCCGCGTCCATCGCCAGGTGCGCGCCGGCCCGGTCGAGCGGGTCGCGGCCGACGAGCGCGGGCGCGAGGTGCTCCTGGATGGCCGCGTTGACGCCGGCGAGGGTCTCGCCGGTATAGGCGGTCATCGGCGAGGTCTCGCCGATGCCGCGGGCGCCGCCGGCCGTCTCGATCTCCACCACGAGGCTGATCAGTTCGGTGCTGGTCCCGCTGCTGATCTCGAAGGGCCGCCGGTAGGGTGCGCGCACCACGCGGGTGGTGACGGCGGCGATGCGGTCGTCGCCCGGCACTCGGCTGGGGACGGCCCGGTTGGGGGCGACGGTCAAGATCTGACTCCTCTGAAGGGGTCGCAATTGGCGGCGGAACCATTTACGGTCTAGACCGTAAGTAGCGCGACTGGTCGATGTCAATGGAGGCGGGGCACATGCGCCTTGGTCTGTATCTGAATCTCTACGGCGATCGGGCGGACCGGTCCTCCCTGAAGGACGCGGTCGAGCAGGCCCGGCTGGCCGAGGAGGCCGGCTTCGAATGGATCGTCCTGGGCGAGCGGCACCTGCACCGCCCCGGCTACCACGAGATCCTCACCTCGCTGACCTGGCTGGCCGCCCACACCGACCGGATCGGCCTGGCCACCGCGGGCATCGTCGCCCCGCTCTACCACCCCGTCGTCCTGGCCGAGACGCTCGCCCACCTGGACGTCCTGTCCGGGGGAAGGGTGACCGCCGGCTTCGTGCTCGGCTACCGGCCCGAGGAGTTCGCCCTGTACGGCGTGGCTCCGGCGGAGCGGGTGGCCCGGTTCGAGGAGTGCCTGACCATCCTCACCCGGCTATGGACGGAGGCCGAGGTGACCTACGAGGGCCGGTTCACCACGGTGCGCGAGGCGTTCCTGTCGCCCCGGCCTGCGCAGAGCCCGCGGCCGAGGCTGTGGAACGGCGGCCGCGTCCCGGCCGTCCTGGAGCGCACGGCCCGGATGTGCGACGGCTGGACGACGTCGTTCAACGAGCTGGACGCCCACCTGCCCGGCAAGATCGCCGAATACCTCGCCCATCCCCGCGGGCCAGGGACGCTCGGCAGCGAGGTCATCGTCTGCCGCGAGGGCTACTGCGCCACCACCTCCCAGGACGCGCGCAAGGCGCTCGAAGAACCGCTGCTCGGCCTCTACGGCGCGTACACGGACTGGAAGCGCACGTCGGCGGACGCGTCCCGCTACGCCCAGGGCTGGGACGACATCACCGCGCGCAGTGTCATCGGCTCGCCCGCCCAGTGCGCCGAACGCCTCGGGCACTACGCGGC
This region includes:
- a CDS encoding mandelate racemase/muconate lactonizing enzyme family protein, coding for MTVAPNRAVPSRVPGDDRIAAVTTRVVRAPYRRPFEISSGTSTELISLVVEIETAGGARGIGETSPMTAYTGETLAGVNAAIQEHLAPALVGRDPLDRAGAHLAMDAALRGQHVAKAGADIALFDLAGRLAGWPVHALLGGRVRDRVPIAWVVGLGTLDEMAAEAAEYAARGFRHIKVKGGHDPERDLELVRAVRAALPADAELCLDANEGYDTTTALPTLAKMADAGLSLLEQPLPHWDIAGLARLRERLDVRVMVDESMQSAPDALEIVRRGAADVINIKILKVGGLHRALQVAAIAEAAGLAVKIGSMPELGVATLAALHLAAALPGATVPADLVGPLLVREEPLAPTAFAVADGWVRVPTVPGLGHDL
- a CDS encoding dihydrodipicolinate synthase family protein; its protein translation is MHALVERLRGTLLPAVVTPMDADGVVDYDALAAYAERVAAGPVGGVAVWAHTGRGLHLSDDDRSRVLEVWRQATAAPIVAGVGVPRSAPAPRLREAEDATVAMAVRAAELGADAAMVYPLAAFGTLPDGHARAVRLHERVAAESGLALVGFYLHGEAGGHPYPPALIRELLELPAMLGVKTATLDRAIGCQDAIWAGRGTGRLAITGEDRMFGPSLMWGSDTALVGIAAARADLTAEVLRTWNEGDHTAFVAASERLDRFAAVTFFDPIEGYVQRMMWAAVWEGLLPEDAAHDPYGPALPGAERDAVIACLETLRPAR
- a CDS encoding LLM class flavin-dependent oxidoreductase gives rise to the protein MRLGLYLNLYGDRADRSSLKDAVEQARLAEEAGFEWIVLGERHLHRPGYHEILTSLTWLAAHTDRIGLATAGIVAPLYHPVVLAETLAHLDVLSGGRVTAGFVLGYRPEEFALYGVAPAERVARFEECLTILTRLWTEAEVTYEGRFTTVREAFLSPRPAQSPRPRLWNGGRVPAVLERTARMCDGWTTSFNELDAHLPGKIAEYLAHPRGPGTLGSEVIVCREGYCATTSQDARKALEEPLLGLYGAYTDWKRTSADASRYAQGWDDITARSVIGSPAQCAERLGHYAAMGADGVVLRVQPPGMSQADALRTIENFGALLSG